One region of Chanodichthys erythropterus isolate Z2021 chromosome 17, ASM2448905v1, whole genome shotgun sequence genomic DNA includes:
- the LOC137004257 gene encoding olfactory receptor 52E8-like — protein MKDLPAQNISFTEFKLIGFYSLGEWRPFLFIPFFLMLLLAITANTTLIYLIKSQTSLHSPMYVLIGVMAVLDLIMPIFFVPNMLLSFLFNWSGISLTGCLIQMFGLHFIGTFQSTLLFWMALDRYFAICKPLHYHKYMEIPNFLKYVAVPVIRNGLLIVTMVSLAGKLSFCVTNVIDHSFCEHMALVQLACGDISVNNIVGLLCAFLITTTDFILITASYVVIFYSVFRSGETHLKAINTCITHIIIMTLSLISALIAFLSYRIRNNISSSNRIFISTLYLLFPSCLHPLIYGWRTKEIRQTFLKFINNAKVFPL, from the coding sequence ATGAAGGACCTTCCTGCACAAAATATCTCATTCACTGAGTTCAAATTAATCGGTTTCTACAGCCTAGGAGAATGGAGGCCCTTTTTATTTATCCCTTTCTTTTTGATGCTTTTATTGGCAATCACAGCAAATACTACTCTCATATATTTAATCAAATCTCAAACGTCTCTGCATTCTCCTATGTATGTACTAATAGGTGTTATGGCAGTGTTAGACTTGATCATGCCTATATTTTTTGTACCTAATATGCTTCTTAGCTTTTTATTTAACTGGAGTGGGATATCTCTGACTGGTTGTTTGATACAAATGTTTGGCCTTCATTTTATTGGGACATTTCAATCTACTTTGCTTTTTTGGATGGCACTGGATCGTTACTTTGCAATATGCAAACCTCTTCATTATCATAAATACATGGAAATCCCTAACTTTCTAAAGTATGTTGCTGTGCCAGTTATCAGAAATGGACTTCTGATAGTCACTATGGTCTCTCTGGCTGGGAAACTGTCTTTTTGTGTGACAAATGTCATCGATCACTCTTTTTGTGAGCACATGGCGTTGGTTCAGTTAGCATGTGGTGATATATCTGTTAATAATATTGTAGGCCTTTTGTGTGCTTTTCTTATAACTACTACTGATTTTATTCTTATTACTGCCTcttatgttgtgattttctattCTGTGTTTAGATCTGGTGAGACTCATTTAAAGGCCATTAATACCTGCATTACTcatattataattatgacaCTTAGTTTGATTTCTGCTTTGATTGCATTTTTGTCATACAGAATAAGGAATAACATTTCTTCTAGCAACCGTATATTTATAAGCACCCTATACTTATTGTTCCCAAGTTGTCTACATCCACTAATCTATGGATGGAGAACAAAAGAAATAAGACAAACATTTCTGAAGTTTATAAATAATGCAAAAGTGTTTCCTTTATAA
- the LOC137004255 gene encoding olfactory receptor 2K2-like, giving the protein MNKSTGLDLVFSSYESLGPRKYVLTIFIFLVYSVATLANIFIMLVIYLESSLHKPMYIFLFNLICSGLLGSSAVWPKVLSNLLTDWHTSSYEGCLLQVYLLSIYAACTYSTLTVMAYDRYVSICKPLQYHIIMNPSKIRMWLMLSNLVPVFSIAGQIYLTSRIPLCSRTLNKLFCDNLSIINISCGVGSLGILSNVYGLLIIVCLSVFPTFLILLSYVKIISVSLKVSKNSQSKALGTCLPHLIIFINYSIATVFSVIYNRLTVLMSSEMNVFISFQVTLLPPLLHPVIYGVRTKEIRKCTVKITQRLCASTNCYFTSKLKEPKIFAIS; this is encoded by the coding sequence ATGAACAAGTCTACTGGTTTGGATCTGGTATTTTCATCATATGAGTCACTGGGTCCACGCAAATATGTattgactatttttattttcttagttTACTCAGTTGCAACCTTAGCAAACATATTTATAATGCTTGTTATCTATTTAGAATCAAGTCTCCATAAGccaatgtatatatttttgtttaaccTGATATGCAGCGGACTGCTCGGAAGCAGTGCTGTTTGGCCAAAAGTCCTTTCAAATCTCCTAACTGATTGGCACACTAGTTCGTATGAGGGGTGTCTTCTCCAAGTCTATTTGCTTAGTATTTATGCTGCTTGCACTTACTCTACTTTGACAGTAATGGCCTATGATAGGTATGTATCAATTTGTAAGCCTTTACAGTACCATATTATCATGAATCCCAGTAAAATTAGAATGTGGCTAATGTTAAGCAACTTGGTTCCTGTTTTCTCAATAGCTGGTCAAATATATTTGACATCAAGAATTCCCTTATGCAGCCGTACTCTTAATAAGCTATTTTGTGATAATCTTTCAATCATTAACATATCATGTGGTGTGGGTAGTCTTGGCATTTTAAGCAATGTATATGGTTTACTTATAATAGTGTGTTTATCTGTGTTCCCTACATTCCTGATATTGCTGTCTtatgttaaaataatttctgttaGTTTAAAAGTGTCAAAAAATAGTCAAAGCAAGGCACTTGGAACATGCCTTCCTCATTTGATAATCTTCATAAACTATTCCATTGCCACAGTTTTTTCTGTTATATATAACAGATTGACTGTGCTTATGTCTAGTGAGATGAATGTCTTTATATCATTCCAAGTAACACTTTTGCCACCACTTTTGCACCCAGTAATATATGGTGTTCGAACCAAAGAGATCAGAAAATGTACTGTTAAAATAACCCAGAGACTGTGTGCGTCAACAAACTGTTATTTTACATCAAAACTAAAAGAACCTAAAATATTTGCAATTTCATGA
- the LOC137004256 gene encoding olfactory receptor 52E8-like: MKDLPAQNISFTEFRLNGFYSLGEWRPFLFIPFFLMFLLAITANSILIYLIKTQKSLHSPMYVLIGVMAVLDLIMPIFFVPNMLLSFLFNWSGISLTGCLIQMFGIHFVGAFQITLLFWMALDRYFAICKPLHYHKYMEIPNFLKFVFAPVIRNGFLIVTMVSLAGKLSFCVTNVIDHSFCEHMALVQLACGDISVNNIVGLMSAFLIATMDCILITISYVVMFISVLKSGKAHMKALNTCITHLIVLSVSLISALTAFLSYRIRNNISSNIRIFTSILYLFFPSCLHPLIYGWRTKEIRQTFLKFINNAQVFPFKKM, translated from the coding sequence ATGAAGGACCTTCCTGCACAAAATATCTCATTCACTGAGTTCAGATTAAATGGTTTCTACAGCCTAGGAGAATGGAGGCCTTTTTTATTCATCCCCTTCTTCTTGATGTTTTTATTGGCAATTACAGCAAATTCTATTCtaatatatttaatcaaaacTCAAAAGTCTTTGCATTCTCCTATGTATGTACTAATAGGCGTTATGGCAGTGTTAGACTTGATCATGCCTATATTTTTTGTACCTAATATGCTTCTTAGCTTTTTATTTAATTGGAGTGGGATATCTCTGACAGGTTGTTTGATACAAATGTTTGGTATTCATTTTGTTGGAGCATTTCAAATTACTTTGCTTTTTTGGATGGCACTGGACCGTTACTTTGCAATTTGCAAACCTCTTCATTATCACAAATACATGGAAATCCCTAACTTTCTAAAGTTTGTTTTTGCACCTGTGATCAGAAATGGATTCCTGATAGTCACTATGGTGTCTCTGGCTGggaaactgtcattttgtgtAACAAATGTCATCGATCACTCTTTTTGTGAGCACATGGCATTGGTTCAGTTAGCATGTGGAGATATATCTGTTAATAATATTGTAGGACTTATGTCTGCTTTCCTCATAGCAACTATGGATTGTATTCTAATCACTATCTCTTATGTTGTAATGTTTATCTCTGTGTTGAAATCTGGAAAAGCTCACATGAAGGCCTTGAACACCTGCATTACTCACCTAATTGTCTTATCAGTTAGTTTGATATCTGCCTTGACTGCATTTTTGTCATACAGAATAAGGAATAATATTTCTTCCAACATCCGGATATTTACAAGTATCCTATACTTATTTTTTCCAAGTTGCCTACACCCACTAATCTATGGATGGAGAACAAAAGAAATAAGGCAAacatttcttaaatttataaaCAATGCACAAGTATtcccttttaaaaaaatgtaa